The Euphorbia lathyris chromosome 2, ddEupLath1.1, whole genome shotgun sequence genome includes a window with the following:
- the LOC136217390 gene encoding uncharacterized protein: MKYMDDIVSKNVLKIDNIWDKYARRSSYGVDVMNELRRDLGDIILRYGLDNENGGGGRVRRIVKESKYLRSPFISRHPKLLDNMDSRKRRIVEFALSPVLSSDGQTFIDKREILSMSGHDHIVNNIADAWSSILNTEELKKYNGKPKRFFFSTYPFTLLFSGASRSREYNFKERLQNELSFFKF; encoded by the exons ATGAAGTATATGGATGATATAGTGTCTAAGAATGTGTTGAAAATTGACAATATT TGGGATAAGTATGCTAGGAGGTCATCTTACGGTgtagatgtgatgaatgaattacGTCGAGATTTGGGAGATATTATTTTGAGATATGGTCTTGATAATGAAAATGGTGGAGGAGGTCGTGTAAGGAGGATTGTTAAGGAATCTAAGTACCTCCGTTCTCCTTTTATTTCTCGGCATCCAAAGTTGTTGGATAACATGGATAGTCGTAAAAGGAGGATTGTTGAATTTGCACTGAGTCCTGTTTTAAGCAG TGATGGAcaaacctttattgataaacGGGAGATTTTATCAATGTCTGGTCATGATCATATTGTCAATAATATTGCGGATGCTTGGAGTTCAATTTTGAACACTGAAGAATTGAAGAAATATAATGGAAAACcgaaaagattttttttcagTACATATCCTTTT aCTCTTTTGTTTTCTGGAGCTAGTAGATCAAGAGAATATAATTTTAAGGAAAGGCTTCAGAATGAACtttcttttttcaaattttaa